One Candidatus Eisenbacteria bacterium DNA segment encodes these proteins:
- a CDS encoding protein TolR: MRVESARRPMSEINVTPLVDVVLVLLVIFMLTAPLLQSGLEVELPKLAARGLELREGLVVSLRADRGIAVGDQIVATADLERALASAGAAGRPVYLKADARVPYGQVVELIARIRRAGVSNLGLVTAPGGPERSR, translated from the coding sequence ATGAGAGTCGAATCTGCGCGTCGGCCGATGTCGGAGATCAATGTGACCCCGCTGGTCGACGTGGTGCTGGTGCTGCTCGTGATCTTCATGTTGACCGCGCCGCTCCTGCAGTCGGGACTCGAGGTCGAGCTTCCGAAGCTCGCGGCGCGCGGACTCGAGCTGCGCGAGGGCCTGGTGGTGAGCCTGCGTGCGGATCGCGGCATCGCGGTCGGTGACCAGATCGTGGCGACCGCCGACCTCGAGCGCGCCCTCGCATCGGCCGGTGCGGCGGGGCGACCGGTGTACCTCAAGGCAGATGCACGGGTTCCGTACGGGCAGGTGGTCGAGCTGATCGCCCGCATCCGGCGCGCCGGCGTCTCGAACCTGGGGCTCGTCACCGCCCCGG